A single window of Colletotrichum higginsianum IMI 349063 chromosome 8, whole genome shotgun sequence DNA harbors:
- a CDS encoding DnaJ domain-containing protein: MKFSSILSVGLLVVSPLAAAWSKEDREIFRIRDEIKAHEANPDLTFYELLGVKNSATIDEITKAYRKISRTLHPDKVRQQLIAERTKAKKKATKEPGVNVQKPPTQKEIKSAVKIASDRQARLGLVRNILSGPDRDRYDHFLKNGFPAWKGTNYYYNRYRPGLGTVLFGVFLVGAGAFHYIALYMSWKRQKDFVERYIKFARNAAWGDNLSIPGIDTTPAPAPAPPADDEEGPQQPMNRKQRRMQEQVARREAAKERGGRSRKPVAAASTGSGTATPREAPVVQAGPTGSKKRVVAENGKILVVDSVGDVYLEEQDAEGNTEQYLLDPNELPQPTIRDTALVRLPVWAYNRTVGRVLGQNQVDLEIDTEDLDSDDGEIQHTPSSDSAADDFELLEKSTDSLGKAKATGAQTGGKSNKRKNKKR, translated from the exons ATGAAGTTTAGCAGCATCCTGTCCGTCGGCCTCCTGGTCGTGTCGCCCCTGGCTGCGGCCTGGAGCAAGGAGG ATCGCGAGATTTTCCGCATTCGCGACGAGATCAAGGCCCACGAGGCGAACCCCGACCTGACCTTCTACGAGCTTTTGGGCGTCAAGAACTCGGCCACCATTGACGAGATCACCAAGGCCTATCGCAAGATCTCTCGTACCCTCCATCCGGACAAGGTCCGCCAGCAGCTCATCGCTGAGCgcaccaaggccaagaagaaggccaccAAAGAGCCCGGCGTCAACGTCCAGAAGCCCCCTACCCAGAAGGAGATCAAGTCGGCTGTCAAGATCGCCTCGGATCGCCAGGCTCGTCTGGGTCTCGTGCGCAACATCCTGAGCGGCCCGGACCGCGACCGCTACGACCACTTTTTGAAGAACGGCTTCCCGGCTTGGAAGGGCACCAACTACTACTACAACCGCTACCGGCCCGGCCTGGGCACCGTGCTCTtcggcgtcttcctcgttGGCGCCGGAGCTTTCCACTACATCGCTCTGTACATGTCTTGGAAGCGCCAGAAGGACTTTGTCGAGCGCTACATCAAGTTCGCCCGCAACGCCGCATGGGGTGACAACCTCAGCATCCCCGGAATCGACACGACCCCGGcgcccgcccccgccccgcccgccgacgatgaggagggtCCCCAGCAGCCCATGAACCGCAAGCAGCGCCGTATGCAGGAGCAGGTCGCCCGCAGAGAGGCCGCTAAGGAGCGCGGAGGCCGGTCCCGCAAgcctgtcgccgccgccagcaccggcagcggcaccGCCACCCCCCGCGAGGCCCCCGTTGTCCAGGCCGGCCCGACCGGCTCCAAGAAGCGCGTTGTGGCCGAGAACGGCAAGATTCTCGTCGTCGATTCCGTCGGAGACGTCTACCTCGAGGAACAGGATGCGGAGGGCAACACGGAGCAGTATCTTCTTGAT CCCAACGAACTGCCTCAACCCACTATCCGAGACACGGCGCTCGTTCGTCTCCCCGTCTGGGCCTACAACCGCACTGTCGGCCGCGTACTTGGCCAGAACCAGGTTGACTTGGAGATCGATACCGAGGACCTGGATTCTGACGATGGCGAAATCCAACACACCCCCAGCTCCGActcggccgccgatgactttgagctcctcgagaaGTCGACTGATTCTCTGGGCAAGGCTAAAGCTACGGGCGCGCAGACTGGCGGCAAGTCCAACAAGCGCAAGAACAAGAAGCGTTGA
- a CDS encoding integral membrane protein, with amino-acid sequence MEDRSGQVLAVAVLFFVLCWIAVGLRIYCRGWIIRSLGVDDKLMIGLMLIFTVYLITQIQGVRYGTGRHRVDLSPENYRDALMYWYICELLYIICSCLLKISVGCFLLRVSIRRTHVWILRFLMLATVLFGSTYFFMVMFQCQPVSTFWEESPRVEGKCFSNRVVIIMTYTASICNCLADWGFGILPLFIVWSLSLPKRTRLLAFGILSFAAIGSAATVVRSVYIPTLLDGDDFLWATTDIALWSTVEPGIGITAASIATLRPLWQLIWYRTGMTSQAPRAIAWRERFQGKPTYVRSDGSDPRQHQRHPVPDDAPLEQIEADINAEFRTEASRVNRSEDGFSSSAATRRSGLSKTFDTSQGRNYPDGDRQSLVIPREDYNGGKWLCPSPREGQEGHEIELDEGVHMTPMARTARASAPMVDWCSPRMSALSMGFGLPSRDSTHSAATTWGFGNCDGTGRLSNQGLGDSNRNNNNSNSNNHNRASRLSNITHVDNIRDSRHTMNTYTNTNTNPRNSRFDRYSRTTRASSRYTRGSQFLAPSQPPPALSSENSPMPTQPPNTWQVSVPTGMNSAQWLSSRMAEHPGYPGRRR; translated from the exons ATGGAGGATCGCAGCGGGCAAGTGCTGGCCGTGGcggtcctcttcttcgtACTATGTTggatcgccgtcggcctgcgCATATACTGCCGCGGCTGGATCATACGCTCGCTCGGCGTTGACGATAAGCTGATGATCGGCCTCATG CTCATCTTTACCGTCTATCTCATCACTCAGATTCAAGGCGTTCGCTACGGTACAGGTAGACACAGAGTCGACCTCAGCCCTGAAAACTATCGCGATGCTCTCATG TATTGGTACATCTGCGAACTACTCTACATCATTTGCTCTTGCCTCCTCAAGATTTCCGTCGGCTGTTTCTTACTTCGCGTCTCCATCCGCCGCACCCACGTATGGATACTCCGCTTTCTCATGCTCGCCACCGTCCTTTTTGGCTCGACGTACTTCTTCATGGTCATGTTCCAGTGCCAACCCGTCTCGACCTTCTGGGAGGAGTCGCCCCGCGTGGAGGGCAAGTGTTTTAGCAACCGTGTCGTTATCATCATGACCTACACTGCCTCCATCTGCAACTGCCTCGCGGACTGGGGCTTTGGAATCCTCCCACTGTTCATCGTCTGGTCGCTCTCACTACCCAAACGTACTAGACTCCTTGCCTTTGGCATCCTgtccttcgccgccatcggctcCGCGGCTACGGTCGTCCGGTCGGTTTACATACCGaccctcctcgacggcgatgactTCCTATGGGCCACCACCGACATCGCCCTATGGAGCACCGTCGAGcccggcatcggcatcaccgccgcctccatcgccaCCCTACGCCCTTTGTGGCAGCTGATATGGTACCGCACGGGAATGACGTCCCAGGCTCCCCGCGCCATTGCCTGGCGAGAACGCTTCCAGGGCAAGCCGACTTATGTCCGTAGCGATGGATCCGACCCCCGCCAGCACCAGCGACACCCCGTGCCAGACGACGCGCCCCTGGAACagatcgaggccgacatCAATGCCGAGTTTCGGACGGAGGCGTCGCGCGTCAACCGTTCTGAAGACGGCTTCAGCTCGTCGGCAGCAACGCGCCGGAGCGGGCTAAGCAAGACTTTTGACACCTCTCAGGGGAGAAACTACCCGGACGGTGATCGACAGTCCCTGGTCATACCGCGCGAAGACTACAATGGCGGGAAATGGCTGTGTCCTTCCCCACGCGAG GGCCAGGAGGGACACGAAATCGAGCTCGATGAGGGCGTCCACatgacgccgatggcgaggaccGCGCGCGCGTCCGCCCCGATGGTGGATTGGTGCTCCCCGCGGATGTCGGCTCTCTCTATGGGCTTCGGACTACCGAGCCGCGACTCAACGCACTCGGCCGCCACCACCTGGGGTTTTGGAAATTGCGACGGCACAGGCAGGTTAAGCAAccagggcctcggcgacagcaaccgcaacaacaacaacagcaacagcaataACCACAACAGAGCGAGCCGTCTCAGCAACATCACCCATGTTGACAACATTCGGGACAGCAGGCACACGATGAACACGTACACGAACACTAATACGAACCCGCGCAACAGCAGATTTGACCGGTACAGCCGCACGACGCGGGCGAGCAGTCGCTACACCCGCGGATCGCAGTTCCTGGCGCCGTCGCAACCACCGCCGGCGTTGTCGTCAGAAAACTCCCCGATGCCGACCCAGCCCCCGAACACGTGGCAGGTCAGCGTCCCCACCGGTATGAATTCGGCGCAGTGGCTATCGTCAAGGATGGCAGAGCACCCCGGGTATCCGGGCCGCAGACGGTAG
- a CDS encoding Proteasome subunit alpha type has protein sequence MTSIGTGYDLSNSIFSPDGRNFQVEYAVKAVENGGTSIGIRCKDGVVLAVEKVIASKLWKPNANKRIATIDRHLGAVYSGMIPDGRHFVDRAREEARGWRETFKTPISTADLAARMGGYLQAYTLYSSVRPFGITAIVGGFDPSTESPVDGEVGSGPKVGAGGKDTSKKHGGPFLYMIEPSGSYWGYYGAATGKGRQAAKAELEKLDLAEGGLTLKDAVKEAARIIYVAHDDNKDKEFELEMSWISDIDGPTKGRHEEVPKDLREEAERLAKKALEGDDDDDEDKKDDDKMEE, from the exons ATG ACGTCGATAGGCACAGGTTATGACCTGAGCAACTCCATCTTCTCTCCCGACGGCCGCAACTTCCAGGTCGAGTACGCCGTCAAGGCTGTCGAGAACGGTGGCACATCCATCGGCATTCGTTGCAAGGACGGTGTCGTTCTCGCCGTCGAAAAGGTCATCGCCTCGAAGCTATGGAAGCCCAACGCCAACAAGCGTATCGCCACCATTGACAGGCATCTCGGTGCT GTCTACTCAGGCATGATTCCCGACGGCCGCCACTTCGTCGACCGCGCCCGCGAAGAAGCCCGCGGCTGGCGCGAGACATTCAAGACCCCCATCTCCACCGCCGACCTCGCAGCTCGCATGGGCGGCTACCTCCAAGCCTACACCCTCTACTCCTCCGTTCGCCCCTTCGGCATcaccgccatcgtcggcggcttcgaccCCTCGACCGAGTCCCccgttgacggcgaggtcggctCCGGCCCCAAGGTCGGTGCTGGCGGCAAGGACACCTCTAAGAAGCACGGCGGTCCCTTCCTCTACATGATCGAGCCCTCGGGATCCTACTGGGGCTACtacggcgccgccaccggcaaGGGCCGTcaggccgccaaggccgagctcgagaagctcgacctTGCCGAGGGCGGGCTCACcctcaaggacgccgtcaaggaggccgcccGCATCATCTACGTCGCCCACGATGAcaacaaggacaaggaaTTTGAGCTCGAGATGAGCTGGATCAGCGACATTGACGGCCCTACCAAGGGCCGCCACGAGGAGGTGCCCAAGGACCTGCGCGAGGAGGCAGAGCGGTTAGCAAAGAAGGCGCTcgagggtgacgatgacgacgacgaggacaagaaggatGACGACAAGATGGAGGAGTAG
- a CDS encoding DNA polymerase phi: MTKTASAKRKRAEREALKAADSNKRSKNSHNATSADGSNTSDPNDASDGGNAATKNGPRLPKMLLEKKLFVENSTGKDRVREAKLYDLLSSENESDRLEAAAAIISSLLDGEGVPEAVLQRHLDWRLFRGLASGRAASRLGYSVVLTEILSQLLGPPKNLSRDKYPGLTFENVLGMLMERTHVGGNMPGQEERDLWFGQLFGLECFVRARILFIPEEGPERWNEVLRLLVKLGNKKVWLRPQCGWVVAQALAQLDRNRVEMVLQQLVELGWAKTPEGVGIWLVAFEQCPDLSSGDHAKHHHPLASRNLGELAGILKESGQDDVEKQQQQQQQQHQRRGGFSKNKQANWTPQLHFVWDLIVRHFLRRGPEHVDEFRAFWKRVVDDNFFAKTATEGQKFRGFLVFQKMLQSYADIDDLLDVLFSRNLMTCLINQAAQEDRFLHRAALKTCKVIEETSAAHPEATGIILDNLINNNGLYRFDVMTKSKTVDKILQHVKAETGEDIIQVLSGPVMKTSTTSKDINVVKLDLRVYIEYIFRLATSAPETALLELTSLAYAKPIWIPENANSLVTELSRSRLQSAFAKLSRKAEDSNYLCTAVLSINPEYIRMEGEMKKEVNSARKRLEKLLKKSASAGENASDEVKIAQGLALLHSIAIFQLYNEEPDAFQLLSDLKEYQTRLQTDEEGAAEFLVEILLALVSQQSSLLREVSQRVFGNFTARVSPKALELLLDVLAADESAKGQQSLFDDVNADDMDVEDLEEDGEDDSDDELGSDIEVDSDVEFVALDAGDGEDEEDEDENEESGSNDDDEEADPEAGKNLEALDDALSKILNSHRLDKDQEAESSDDDSDMSDSDMLELDNKLAEVFKQRAKAAPSKKKERKAAKESVVNFKRRVLDLLEIYVRNEAANPTALAILQPLLELVRTSTIKTLSDRAFELIKDYQKRLRKARSGAVGRESKADEALALAVLRAVYEELKAGETKAHAKAAVPACLIAASSVFHAGKGDRSAVDAVVGNIEAGSAVQEEMKKAWDEWCRNHEALKKKAAAGDS, encoded by the exons ATGACCAAGACGGCGAGCGCAAAGCGCAAGCGCGCCGAGAGAGAGgccctcaaggccgccgaTTCCAACAAGCGCTCAAAGAACTCCCACAACGCCACCTCGGCCGATGGCAGCAACACCTCCGACCCCAACGATGCTTCCGACGGCGGCAATGCCGCCACGAAGAACGGCCCCAGGCTGCCCAAGATGCTCCTAGAGAAGAAGCTCTTCGTCGAGAACTCCACCGGCAAGGACCGCGTGCGCGAGGCGAAGCTGTACGACCTCCTCAGTAGCGAGAACGAGTCCGaccgcctcgaggccgccgctgccatcatctccagcctcctcgacggcgagggcgtgccAGAGGCCGTGCTGCAGCGCCATCTCGACTGGCGCCTGTTCCGCGGCCTCGCGAGCGGGAGAGCCGCCTCGAGGCTGGGATACAGTGTCGTCCTGACCGAGATTCTTagccagctcctcggccccCCGAAGAACCTGAGCCGTGACAAGTACCCCGGCTTGACCTTCGAAAACGTTCTGGGGATGCTCATGGAGAGGACGCACGTCGGCGGCAACATGCCCGGTCAAGAGGAGCGGGATCTGTGGTTTGGCCAGCTGTTCGGCCTCGAGTGTTTCGTGCGCGCGAGGATCCTTTTCATCCCAGAAGAGGGCCCCGAGAGGTGGAACGAGGTGCTGAGGCTGCTTGTGAAGCTGGGGAACAAGAAGGTCTGGCTGCGGCCGCAGTGCGGGTGGGTCGTCGCCCAGGCGCTGGCCCAGCTCGACCGGAACCGCGTTGAGATGgtcctgcagcagctcgtcgaaTTGGGCTGGGCCAAGACccccgagggcgtcggcatcTGGCTCGTCGCCTTCGAGCAGTGTCCCGATCTGAGCAGCGGCGACCACGCGAAGCATCATCATCCCTTGGCGTCTAGGAATCTGGGCGAGCTGGCGGGTATTCTGAAGGAAAGTGGCCAGGACGATGtggagaagcagcagcagcagcagcagcagcagcaccaaaGAAGAGGCGGCTTCAGCAAGAACAAACAGGCCAATTGGACGCCGCAGCTCCACTTTGTCTGGGACCTCATTGTGCGCCACTTCCTGCGTAGGGGGCCTGAGCATGTTGACGAATTCAGGGCGTTCTGGAAGCGCGTTGTTGATG ACAACTTCTTTGCAAAAACCGCCACCGAGGGACAGAAATTTAGAGGATTCCTGGTCTTCCAGAAGATGCTCCAGAGCTATgccgacatcgacgacctcCTTGACGTTTTGTTCAGCAGAAACCTGATGACCTGCCTCATCAACCAAGCCGCGCAGGAGGACCGCTTCCTACACCGCGCCGCGCTCAAGACCTGCAAGGTTATCGAGGAGACGTCCGCCGCGCACCCCGAGGCCACAGGTATCATTCTCGACAACCTgatcaacaacaacggccTGTACCGCTTCGACGTCATGACCAAGAGCAAGACGGTCGATAAGATTCTTCAGCATGTGAAGGCTGAGACGGGCGAGGATATCATCCAGGTTCTGAGCGGGCCTGTCATGAAGACCTCAACCACATC AAAGGACATCAATGTCGTCAAGCTCGACCTCCGCGTCTACATCGAATACATCTTCCGTCTGGCCACCTCAGCACCGGAAACCGCGCTCCTGGAGCTGACGTCGCTCGCATACGCCAAGCCCATATGGATCCCGGAGAACGCAAACTCGCTAGTGACGGAACTTAGCAGAAGCCGTCTCCAGTCCGCATTCGCCAAGCTCTCACGAAAGGCCGAAGATTCGAACTACCTCTGCACCGCGGTTCTCTCCATCAACCCCGAGTACATCCGCATGGAAGGCGAGATGAAGAAAGAAGTCAACTCAGCGCGCAAGCGCTTGGAGAAGCTCCTGAAGAAAAGCGCCTCCGCGGGGGAGAATGCCTCGGACGAGGTCAAGATCGCACAAGGCTTGGCTCTCCTCCATTCCATCGCCATTTTTCAGCTCTACAACGAGGAGCCGGACGCGTTCCAGCTCCTGAGCGACCTGAAGGAGTACCAGACTCGTCtgcagacggacgaggagggtgCCGCTGAGTTCCTGGTCGAAATTCTTCTAGCTCTCGTTTCCCAGCAGTCGTCGCTTTTGCGAGAGGTTTCGCAACGGGTGTTTGGAAACTTTACCGCTCGCGTCTCCCCCAAGGCCttggagctgctgcttgaCGTTCTCGCGGCCGATGAAAGCGCCAAGGGACAGCAGTCGCTGTTCGATGACGTCAATGCCGACGATATGGATGTTGAAGACTTGGAAGAGGACGGCGAAGATGAttcggacgacgagctcggctcCGATATTGAGGTGGACTCAGATGTTGAAttcgtcgccctcgatgccggcgacggcgaggatgaagaggacgaagatgagAACGAGGAATCCGGATCcaatgatgacgacgaagaggccgaCCCCGAAGCGGGCAAGAACcttgaggccctcgacgacgccctcagCAAGATCCTCAACAGCCACCGCCTCGACAAAGACCAGGAGGCCGAGTCCTCGGACGACGACTCGGACATGAGCGACTCAGACATGCTGGAGCTTGACAACAAGTTAGCCGAGGTGTTCAAACAGCGCGccaaggcggcgccgagcaaGAAAAAGGAGCGCAAGGCTGCCAAGGAGTCGGTCGTCAACTTCAAGCGACGCGTTTTGGACCTGCTCGAGATCTACGTGCGAAACGAGGCGGCGAACCCGACGGCGCTCGCCATCCTGCAGCCACTGCTGGAGCTCGTCCGCACGTCGACCATCAAGACGCTCTCGGACCGGGCCTTCGAGCTGATTAAGGACTATCAGAAGAGGCTGCGCAAGGCGAGATCAGGGGCCGTTGGCAGGGAGAGCAAGGCTGACGAGGCGTTGGCGCTCGCGGTGTTGCGGGCCGTGTATgaggagctcaaggccggcgagaccAAGGCGCACGCCAAGGCGGCCGTGCCGGCGTGCCTGATCGCGGCGTCGAGCGTCTTCCATGCCGGTAAGGGCGACCGGtccgccgtcgatgccgtcgtcgggaACATCGAGGCCGGCTCGGCCGTGCaggaggagatgaagaaggcctGGGACGAGTGGTGCAGGAACCACGAGgctctgaagaagaaggccgccgcgggcgaTTCTTGA
- a CDS encoding Alpha-1,2-mannosyltransferase gives MSLTAVLFPPKRRRPLWFYVVPPVLTLLFLAHLHSFNVLSTLLPYNASSAYRNHNHKQPSAASHLKSKPVQDFWKSLQIALHATEPSLSSPLRLTIGPPLSEGELDSSPSSTTVTNSTPRRNLIDIDDASLESLAARHASFVASIKSTLSGKLPVWEGTRGVVLTAGGGYLGTALTSILMLRRSGSQLPVHLFLDTRAERAAAANVCDDVLPRMAVECLVVEDLLASSSTNATIRHYQYKVLSILLSPFQQTLYLDSDAWPVHDPEPLFTSEPFASHGLVTWPDFWLETASPNYYRIANSSFVPPRPLTRRSSESGILLYDKATHADDLLLATYYNWFGPDCFYPLLSQGAPGEGDKETFLHAALVLSRPFWDVRTPVTVLGRWINDTFETATMRQADPAEDFTLFNATAFHDHAREDPDESKRRTAKTFFIHHNLFKLDVSSVGATSDPMFRLDAEGRPGRLWGPGGGGALIEDSGFDVERRMWDVVLAARGCGAASQASDDGCARLVRWYEAVFGEAPPLGSASAVWG, from the coding sequence ATGTCGCTGACAGCCGTCCTCTTCCCACCAAAACGCCGTAGGCCGCTCTGGTTCTACGTCGTGCCGCCCGTCCTGaccctcctcttcctggCCCACCTCCACTCCTTCAACGTTCTCtcgaccctcctcccctACAATGCCAGCTCGGCATACCGTAACCACAACCACAAACAACCTTCGGCGGCTTCCCACCTGAAGTCTAAGCCCGTCCAAGACTTCTGGAAGTCCCTCCAGATCGCCCTTCACGCCACCGagccctccctctcctccccgcTCCGCCTAACCATCGGACCCCCGCTTTCCGAAGGCGAGCTCGACTCGAGTCCTTCTTCGACCACCGTCACAAACTCCACGCCGCGGCGGAATCTCATCGACATCGATGATGCTTCCCTCGAGTCCCTCGCCGCGCGCCATGCCTCCTTCGTAGCCTCCATCAAGTCCACCTTGTCCGGGAAGCTCCCCGTCTGGGAGGGCACTCGCGGAGTCGTATtgaccgccggcggcggctaccTCGGCACCGCCCTGACCTCGATCCTGATGCTCCGCCGGTCCGGTTCCCAGCTCCCTGTCcacctcttcctcgacaccCGCGCCGAGCGggcagccgccgccaacgtctgcgacgacgtcctcccGCGGATGGCAGTGGAGTGTCTCGTCGTGGAGGACCTCCTCGcctccagcagcaccaaCGCCACCATACGACACTACCAGTACAAGGTACTGTCGATCCTGCTGTCCCCCTTCCAGCAGACCCTCTACCTCGATTCCGACGCCTGGCCCGTCCACGACCCGGAGCCCCTTTTCACGTCCGAGCCCTTCGCCTCCCACGGCCTCGTCACCTGGCCCGACTTTTGGCTTgagacggcgtcgcccaACTACTACCGCATCGCAAACTCCTCCTTCgtgccgccgcggcctctCACCCGGCGCAGCTCCGAGTCCGGCATCCTGCTGTACGACAAGGCGAcgcacgccgacgacctcctcctgGCGACATACTACAACTGGTTCGGCCCAGACTGCTTCTACCCCTTACTCTCGCAGGGCGCccccggcgagggcgacaagGAGACCTTCCtccacgccgccctcgtgcTGTCCCGACCCTTCTGGGACGTGCGCACCcccgtcaccgtcctcggccgctgGATCAACGATACCTTCGAGACGGCCACCATGCGCCAGGCCGATCCGGCCGAGGACTTTACCCTCTTCAACGCTACCGCGTTCCACGACCACGCCCGCGAGGACCCGGATGAGTCAAAGCGCAGGACCGCCAAGACCTTCTTCATCCACCACAACCTCTTCAAGCTCGACGTCTCCTCGGTCGGCGCCACCTCGGACCCCATGTTccggctcgacgccgagggaaGACCGGGCCGGCTGTGGGGCcccggcggaggcggcgccctGATCGAGGACAGCGggttcgacgtcgagcggCGCATGTGGGACGTTGTGCTGGCGGCCAGGGGCTGCGGCGCGGCGTCTCAAGCGTCGGACGACGGCTGCGCGCGGCTCGTACGCTGGTAcgaggccgtcttcggcgaAGCGCCGCCCCTGGGCTCCGCGTCCGCGGTTTGGGGTTGA